One region of Flavobacterium sp. GSB-24 genomic DNA includes:
- a CDS encoding aspartyl protease family protein: protein MKKIFLFSILIFGCSMYAQNSIQKSIETFEKAFQNKSYNEIKNLLAPQFTVGVGDSSSNEYYLNGIFNAFPALDSIQIGKTVEMKNETYVLVDFYFKGKEKKPSQIVFNSENKILYVTFFDGLYKVDRHATVKQVASIPFQIIENGIAIKIKLNKADREFLMLFDTGADGMALNPDSAYKAGVVVTKSKSASVVGGSQQVQYSADNTIYLGDQVLKNQGLVIFPKHGVYDGLFGANLLRNYITSVNFDTMTIDLYNFGNFNYWGKAKPLVFDYKSGLPVVKMNLTFEDKKTVEGSFTFDTGAGYDLIAYGPFNHKNNLEASLKTEYTSVNYSLGKQTKIVGGAIPNISINGNNFSNVTVALQEYDEANKSWAFADGSLGIDLIKRFNFTIDLLHKTVYLEPNKNFNKTPSFYLSGLDLDFDEKQNLLVKRVLDQQNEDLKKVKVGAKVTQINDFEAKDLVKPENLKKLKETKESKDIIIEQDEQSMRISI, encoded by the coding sequence ATGAAAAAGATATTCCTGTTTTCAATATTAATTTTTGGCTGTAGCATGTATGCTCAAAACAGCATTCAGAAATCTATTGAAACTTTCGAAAAAGCCTTTCAAAATAAAAGTTATAACGAGATAAAAAATCTTCTGGCACCACAGTTTACTGTTGGTGTAGGAGATTCGTCTTCAAACGAATATTATTTGAATGGTATTTTTAATGCTTTTCCCGCTTTAGATTCTATTCAGATTGGAAAAACGGTTGAGATGAAAAATGAAACCTATGTTTTGGTAGATTTCTATTTTAAAGGAAAAGAAAAGAAACCGTCTCAAATCGTTTTCAATTCAGAAAACAAAATTTTGTATGTGACTTTTTTTGATGGTTTATATAAAGTTGACCGACATGCAACAGTAAAACAAGTGGCAAGTATTCCGTTTCAAATTATCGAAAACGGAATCGCCATTAAAATCAAATTAAACAAAGCCGACCGAGAATTTTTAATGCTTTTTGATACTGGTGCTGACGGAATGGCTTTAAATCCAGACAGTGCTTACAAAGCTGGAGTTGTGGTTACGAAAAGTAAATCGGCATCTGTTGTTGGCGGCAGTCAGCAGGTTCAGTATTCCGCAGATAATACTATTTATTTAGGAGATCAGGTCTTAAAGAATCAAGGATTGGTAATTTTTCCAAAGCACGGCGTTTATGACGGCTTATTTGGTGCCAATCTGCTTCGAAATTATATCACTTCTGTCAATTTTGATACCATGACTATTGATTTGTACAACTTCGGAAATTTTAATTATTGGGGAAAAGCAAAGCCGTTGGTTTTTGATTATAAATCGGGACTTCCGGTAGTAAAAATGAATCTGACTTTTGAAGATAAAAAAACAGTCGAAGGCAGTTTCACTTTTGATACTGGAGCAGGTTATGATCTCATTGCTTACGGACCTTTTAATCATAAAAATAATCTCGAAGCAAGTTTAAAAACCGAGTACACATCTGTCAATTACAGTTTAGGAAAACAAACTAAAATTGTTGGCGGCGCCATTCCGAATATTTCTATTAACGGAAACAATTTTTCAAATGTAACCGTGGCACTTCAAGAGTATGACGAAGCCAATAAAAGCTGGGCTTTCGCCGATGGATCTTTGGGAATTGATTTAATAAAACGTTTCAATTTTACAATCGATTTATTACACAAAACCGTGTATTTAGAACCCAATAAAAATTTCAATAAAACACCTTCTTTTTATTTGAGCGGACTCGATTTAGATTTTGATGAAAAGCAGAATCTTTTGGTAAAAAGAGTTTTAGATCAGCAAAACGAAGATTTAAAGAAAGTAAAAGTTGGAGCAAAAGTTACTCAGATAAACGATTTCGAAGCCAAAGATTTAGTAAAACCAGAAAATCTAAAAAAGCTGAAAGAAACTAAAGAAAGCAAAGATATTATTATAGAACAAGACGAGCAATCGATGCGAATTTCAATTTAA
- a CDS encoding thioredoxin fold domain-containing protein: MKRFIRIASAVLLLACPSIALKAQAQSTEESWAQAKKQAQTEKKLIFVDLYFTGCAPCAQMDKEVFPDPKVATVLNADFVTFKSDILKEEIGKKLCMKYGVTGFPTFLFMNADGKVIDIAGGFQNVEQFTALLQNAKEASKKGIFKKYSPEIQEKDYPDFYKQAYLEGKRNVPFEVVDTYLKSKDIAEEIPFVIVTGLRVGKQYDDQFLMKSKKLANDYGKWSVNSHVFTILQRKKREYEKKNDLKGFTELVNGSKELYTPEEFTKYSSILLKDFGVEKVVVKPNTAQK, encoded by the coding sequence ATGAAACGATTTATTAGAATCGCAAGCGCAGTTTTGCTGCTTGCCTGTCCATCTATTGCCTTAAAAGCACAGGCTCAATCTACCGAAGAAAGCTGGGCGCAGGCCAAAAAACAAGCGCAAACGGAGAAGAAATTAATCTTTGTCGATTTGTATTTTACGGGCTGTGCGCCGTGTGCACAAATGGACAAAGAAGTATTTCCAGATCCAAAAGTAGCTACTGTTTTAAATGCCGATTTCGTCACATTCAAGTCTGATATTTTAAAAGAAGAAATTGGTAAAAAATTATGCATGAAATACGGCGTAACTGGTTTTCCAACATTTTTATTTATGAATGCAGATGGAAAAGTAATTGATATTGCCGGCGGATTTCAAAACGTAGAGCAGTTTACAGCTTTGCTTCAAAACGCAAAAGAAGCTTCTAAAAAAGGAATCTTTAAAAAGTACAGTCCAGAAATCCAAGAAAAAGATTATCCTGATTTTTACAAACAAGCCTATTTAGAAGGAAAAAGAAATGTGCCTTTTGAAGTTGTCGATACTTATTTAAAATCTAAAGATATTGCTGAAGAAATTCCTTTTGTAATTGTTACGGGATTACGAGTGGGTAAACAATATGACGATCAATTTCTTATGAAGAGTAAAAAATTAGCGAATGATTACGGAAAATGGAGTGTTAACAGTCATGTATTTACAATTTTACAGCGCAAGAAAAGAGAGTACGAAAAAAAGAATGATCTAAAAGGATTTACAGAACTAGTAAACGGTTCAAAAGAACTTTATACGCCTGAAGAATTTACAAAATATTCAAGCATTTTATTGAAAGATTTCGGAGTAGAAAAAGTGGTAGTGAAACCGAATACGGCACAAAAGTAA
- a CDS encoding PKD-like family lipoprotein, with the protein MLKNIKIQFLLSLLLVLTYSCAEDEGNYNYSAINEIHATGIEEAYTVYTGDNFKITPDLNETLIDVNSTDRYSYEWVALNPAKLLLESRTLLATTKNLDGVIKLAPGSYNIYYFVKDKVTGVTWQQEPFKLNVVSAIYEGWMVIGNVNDKARLDMVSIVPGVAQPRIITDVLDASGSALKLTGKAVEVSCFGSAVSTTSAYGIYVTTTENGTARLDPDSFAWTQSQNLAYETLGGSFPTNFGVDFMETPGAGGENFIYSKGDIYYYYRAFNIKYGLPQNILETATKTFYAAPFIASNNGSSAAPVFFNNETSSFVRFNYSKGNCSAMPPVTGTASTLDWNNTNSDLIYMTTSGFNGYENFAVLKNRSTGKYYLLRFSRGLIQSYYKEILNAPEFDKATKFAVSPDSGYLFYAVGGKVYEYDNGTQSAKLMINKGAEEITYIAFNSLAKNADKKLIVGSYGTSGTLELYTVPPVNGDLVLTDKYEGLCKIVDVAYRRR; encoded by the coding sequence TGAAGGAAATTACAATTATAGTGCAATAAATGAAATACACGCGACTGGTATTGAAGAAGCGTATACGGTTTATACGGGTGATAATTTTAAAATTACGCCTGATTTGAATGAAACTTTAATTGACGTCAACAGTACAGATCGTTACAGCTACGAATGGGTAGCGCTAAATCCTGCTAAACTTTTATTAGAATCACGAACATTGCTTGCAACTACCAAAAATTTGGATGGAGTCATAAAGTTAGCACCAGGAAGTTATAATATCTACTATTTTGTAAAAGATAAAGTTACAGGCGTTACTTGGCAGCAAGAACCTTTTAAGCTAAATGTAGTTTCGGCCATTTATGAAGGCTGGATGGTGATAGGAAATGTAAACGATAAAGCACGTCTCGATATGGTTTCAATTGTGCCAGGTGTTGCACAACCAAGAATTATTACAGATGTTTTAGATGCTTCAGGTTCTGCTTTAAAATTAACTGGCAAAGCTGTAGAGGTTTCTTGTTTTGGAAGCGCCGTTTCTACTACTTCGGCTTATGGGATTTATGTAACTACTACAGAAAATGGTACCGCAAGACTTGATCCAGATTCTTTTGCGTGGACTCAATCACAAAATTTGGCTTATGAAACTTTGGGAGGTTCATTTCCTACCAATTTTGGGGTTGATTTTATGGAAACTCCTGGTGCCGGAGGCGAAAATTTTATTTACAGCAAAGGCGATATATATTATTATTACCGCGCTTTTAATATAAAATACGGTTTGCCTCAAAACATATTAGAGACAGCTACAAAAACTTTTTATGCAGCGCCTTTTATAGCTTCTAATAATGGCTCAAGTGCAGCGCCGGTTTTCTTTAATAATGAGACTAGCAGTTTTGTTCGTTTTAATTATTCAAAAGGAAATTGTTCGGCGATGCCACCTGTCACTGGAACTGCATCAACTTTAGATTGGAATAATACGAACTCCGATTTAATCTACATGACTACTTCTGGATTTAATGGTTATGAAAATTTTGCTGTTCTAAAAAATCGATCAACAGGAAAATACTATTTACTGCGTTTTTCTCGAGGTTTGATTCAAAGTTATTACAAAGAAATTTTGAATGCGCCAGAATTTGACAAAGCAACAAAATTTGCTGTAAGCCCAGATTCAGGGTATTTATTTTATGCAGTTGGTGGTAAAGTGTATGAATATGACAACGGAACACAATCGGCTAAATTGATGATTAATAAAGGTGCTGAAGAAATAACTTATATCGCTTTTAATTCTCTAGCAAAAAATGCTGACAAAAAATTAATTGTGGGCAGTTATGGAACTTCAGGCACATTAGAGCTTTATACAGTTCCTCCGGTAAACGGCGATTTAGTATTAACTGACAAATATGAAGGCTTATGCAAAATCGTCGATGTTGCATACCGCCGAAGATAA